A single region of the Podospora pseudopauciseta strain CBS 411.78 chromosome 1, whole genome shotgun sequence genome encodes:
- a CDS encoding hypothetical protein (CAZy:AA3; EggNog:ENOG503NU6B; COG:E), which produces MPRSSQDLKEASTCPEVRVVHVFRRAFNFSPTMRSQLLSLTVWLLAHKVVGTALGKAPEFATVVTPRTVLANSYDFIIAGGGISGLTVADRLSEDPSVKVLVIEAGIFDQDEDNILIPGQFFTPFPFQYMYLPLPSVPQTALNNRSFNVPAGKVVGGGSVLNAMVYVRPGAEELDAWELLGAKGWKWNDLLPYYKKSENFTAPDPAYAAAANFSFDPSVHGTTGPVQASFPSFHFEGSGIWFEAAISSGLRAGGDPHAGDGSGVVYVPSVTSGTTRTRSHARLNHFTRVQPRSNYHILAGHTVAKVLFDNTKKVTGVEYLPTGGGERLTAQATKEVLLAGGAVHTPQILQLSGIGPKKVLNKFNIPIVVELPGSTTLSSELFTMQLAKLTRGLSTNLALPPLCNATSDCKSIVSAARRTNPFRYLPDDTHATVKAGYALQREIILRQLEGPKTPVSMIHWDTANSVRMYFFKPLSRGTVQINSTNPLEWPLIDFRTNVDPIDEDLIVASFLKNRHIMSQPSMTALNPLEAAPFSNDITDKNILKQILRGVTEPSSAHQCCTAAMMPRLLGGVVNSKMKVYGVRGLRVIDTSYWPIVLTAAPTATTYASGEKIADAIKAEYGLQSL; this is translated from the exons ATGCCGAGAAGCTCTCAGGACTTAAAAGAGGCCTCTACGTGCCCAGAAGTCAGAGTGGTTCATGTGTTTCGACGCGCCTTTAATTTCTCTCCAACAATGAGGTCTCAGTTGCTCTCTCTTACTGTTTGGTTGCTCGCTCACAAAGTCGTTGGGACTGCTCTAGGGAAAGCTCCGGAATTTGCGACCGTCGTCACGCCCAGAACTGTTCTGGCGAATAGCTATGATTTCATCATTGCTGGCGGGGGGATATCTGGGCTAACTGTTGCTGATAGACTGTCAGAGGACCCATCAG TCAAGGTCTTGGTTATCGAGGCCGGCATTTTCGATCAGGATGAAGACAACATCTTGATTCCAGGACAGTTTTTCACCCCGTTCCCATTCCAGTACATGTATCTTCCGTTGCCCAGCGTTCCACAGACGGCGTTGAACAACAGGTCATTCAATGTGCCGGCTGGgaaggtggttggtggtggctcgGTCCTCAATGCTATGGTGTATGTGAGACCTGGAGCAGAGGAGCTTGATGCATGGGAGCTTCTGGGCGCAAAAGGATGGAAATGGAACGATTTGCTTCCCTATTACAAGAAG AGCGAAAATTTCACCGCTCCAGATCCTGCATATGCAGCTGCTGCGAACTTTTCATTTGATCCCTCTGTTCATGGGACAACCGGGCCAGTGCAGGCTTCATTTCCGAGCTTCCACTTTGAAGGAAGTG GCATTTGGTTTGAGGCCGCAATCTCATCAGGCCTTCGTGCTGGCGGTGATCCACATGCTGGTGATGGCTCAGGCGTAGTCTATGTCCCCTCCGTTACCTCTGGGACCACAAGAACTAGAAGCCATGCTCGACTGAACCATTTCACACGTGTCCAGCCGAGATCAAATTACCACATCCTAGCCGGGCATACCGTTGCCAAAGTGCTGTTCGATAACACCAAGAAGGTGACTGGGGTTGAATATCTACCAACTGGAGGCGGGGAGCGTCTTACAGCTCAAGCCACAAAGGAGGTTCTCCTTGCGGGAGGCGCCGTGCATACACCTCAGATCCTGCAGCTTTCCGGAATTGGTCCAAAGAAAGTTTTGAACAAGTTCAATATCCCAATCGTGGTCGAGCTTCCCGGC TCTACGACGCTGAGCAGCGAGCTCTTTACGATGCAACTCGCCAAG CTTACTCGTGGTCTCAGCACCAACCTTGCGCTCCCTCCCCTCTGCAACGCAACTTCTGACTGCAAATCCATCGTCTCTGCGGCTCGCAGAACCAACCCCTTTCGATACCTTCCTGATGATACCCACGCCACCGTCAAAGCAGGCTACGCTCTTCAACGCGAAATCATTCTTCGCCAACTGGAAGGCCCCAAGACTCCCGTGTCGATGATTCATTGGGATACCGCCAACTCCGTCAGGATGTACTTCTTCAAGCCTCTGAGCAGGGGGACTGTTCAGATCAACTCTACCAATCCACTCGAGTGGCCACTGATTGACTTTCGAACAAACGTTGATCCCATTGACGAGGATTTGATTGTGGCCTCGTTCCTCAAAAACAGACACATCATGTCTCAGCCCAGCATGACTGCGTTGAATCCCCTTGAGGCCGCACCGTTTAGCAACGACATCACTGATAAGAATATTCTCAAGCAAATACTGAGAGGGGTCACTGAGCCGTCGAGTGCCCATCAGTGCTGCACGGCAGCCATGATGCCGAGACTACTGGGCGGCGTGGTGAACTCCAAAATGAAGGTGTATGGCGTCAGGGGCTTGAGGGTGATTGATACGAGCTACTGGCCTATTGTCTTGACTGCTGCACCTACAGCCACGACTTATGCTTCCGGCGAGAAG ATTGCGGACGCTATCAAGGCGGAATATGGGTTACAGAGTCTCTAA